The genome window TTCGCGCAAGGAGATTAAAAAAACCGGTTCTTTTTTATTTTCACGCGCTCGACTGGGAAATGCTTCCCCGCGCATGGGGGCTTAAAAAAACCCGCCCGCTGGCGGCCTCGCCGCTGGCGGCTTCGCTTATCCGCAAATTCTGGGCCTGGTGTGCCTCGCGCGTCTCCCATGTCTGTCTCCCTTCCCCCTCCTATGCCCGCTATCTGGCGGAATCGAACGTGAAGACCCCTTGTTCGTGGATTCCTCCGGGAATCGACACCGACCGGTTTTGTCCGGCCGGGGACAAAGATGCGGCCAAAACCTTGATCGGCATTTCCCCCGAAAATTTCGTGATCGGTTTTGTGGGGAGGCTCTGGCCCGACAAAAATCTCGATTTATTGCTCGACCTTTTTGCCCGACTGCATGAGCATAAGACCGAAACCAGGTTGCTCATCGTGGGGAAGGGTTTCAAACGATTGGAGCAGAGGGCGGCCGGCCAGCCGGGCGTTGTGTGGGTCGGTCCTCAAAACGATGTGGCCCCCTACTACCAGGCCATGGATCTTTTCTGTCATTTTGTCGGCCCCAACGAGACCTCCTCTTTTGTAACGATGGAGGCGATGGCCTGCAGTGTTCCGGTGATTGTGAATGCCGAGGCCCTCCCGCGCGACTATGTGGAAAACGGGGTTGACGGTTTTGTCATCGATCCCCCCAACAACTTAAGCCAGGCTGAAAACCGCATCCTTAAGCTTCTCGAAGACGCAACCTTGAGAGAGCGGATGGGAGCCAGAGGGCGCGAAAAAATGGTGAAGTCGTTTCGGTGGGACGAAACGGTGAACCGGCTCGGGGATCTGATTGAGCATTATACGGAGGTTTCTTCATGAAAAGGGCGTTTGTCCTGACGGCGCTTTTTTTCGGTTATCTGTGGTTTCACCGGTTTATGGGGGGAATCACG of Deltaproteobacteria bacterium contains these proteins:
- a CDS encoding glycosyltransferase family 4 protein; translation: MQKRIVLVMNEDHRIFYSGVTRFVMEIAPRLAKRYEVTLVSTRSENGMRRENLSEGVSVVQFPMYRLPFPNTYIPRFGGDLVPLLNRSDLVFIQTFDLLEPLIRARRLKKPVLFYFHALDWEMLPRAWGLKKTRPLAASPLAASLIRKFWAWCASRVSHVCLPSPSYARYLAESNVKTPCSWIPPGIDTDRFCPAGDKDAAKTLIGISPENFVIGFVGRLWPDKNLDLLLDLFARLHEHKTETRLLIVGKGFKRLEQRAAGQPGVVWVGPQNDVAPYYQAMDLFCHFVGPNETSSFVTMEAMACSVPVIVNAEALPRDYVENGVDGFVIDPPNNLSQAENRILKLLEDATLRERMGARGREKMVKSFRWDETVNRLGDLIEHYTEVSS